GGGGAGGCCGACTGATTCGCTTGCCCAGCCGCACCGGTGGCTGGCGCACCGACCCTGAAGGCGGGGAAACGGCGAATACGGCGGGAATCGGCGGAGCCCGCGTGGTCAAGGACACCCTGCACGTCCTGCTGGTCGAGGACGAACCGGGCGATGCCCGCCTGGTGGAATACGCGCTGCGCATGTCCAGCGCCCCGGTCTTCATGGTCAAGCACGTGGGGACCCTGGCCGCCGCCATCGACCACATCAACGGGGGCCACCCGGTGGATGTGGTTCTGCTGGACCTGAGCCTGCCCGATTCCACCGGGATCGCCACCGTTTCGCGCATGCAGGAGGCGGCGTCCCGCACGCCCATCGTCATCATGACCGGCATGGACGATCCGCGCTTCGCCTCCTATGCGCTGGAAGCCGGCGCCCAGGACTATCTGATCAAGAGCGACGACCCCGAACGGACGGTGGGCCGCGCCATCCGCTACGCCATCACCCGCATGGCCGGCCAGTTGGAACGTCAGGCCCTGCTGGAGCGCATCGCCGAGCAGCAGCGCCATCTGGTCGACGAGGTCAATGCCGCCCGCGCCATGCAGTTCGATCTGCTGCCGCGCCCGGAGCGTCTGGACGAGCGGTTGGGCACCCTGGGTATCGAAGTGGAATCCTTCTTCGAGCCGTCGTCGGGCATCGGCGGCGACCTGTGGGGCTGCCTGGATTGCGGCGGCTCGCGCATGAGCTTCTATTGCTTCGACTTTACCGGGCATGGCATCGGCGCGGCCCTGAACGTCTTTCGCCTGCACGCCCTGATCTCCGACCATTGGGACCCCCGGCGCCAGCCGGGCGAGATGCTGACCACCCTGAGCGGCGCGCTGAAAGGCCTGTTAGGCCGGGGACAGTTCGCCACCATGTTCCTGTGCACCATCGACGTGGATGCCGGCGAGATCGAGTGGGCATCGGCGGGCGCCCCCGCCCCGGTGATCATGCGGGGCGAGGATTACCGCTTCCTGGACGCCAGGGGCATTCCGCTCGGACTGTCCAAGTCGCCCGAGTATCGCGAGTATCGCGAACCCTTTCCGCCCGGCGCGGCCCTGTTCATGTATTCCGACGCCATCACCGATTCGCCGGTGGAGGGCGAGACCCTGTTCGGCGAGGCCGGACTGGGCGACGCCATCCAGGACTTGCTGCGCCGCCACGGAGAATTGCGGGTCGACCACCTGCTGGACGAAGTCTGCCGTCAGGTCCGGATGCCCTTCGAGGACGACCTGACCGCCGTCTGTATCCGGCGGCTGAAGGGGGAGGCATGAGCATGGCCACGGTGATGAGCCCCCAACCCCGCGGCGGCCATGCCGTCGACCGGCGCCCCTGCCTGATGGTGGACGCCCCGCCCTCCGAGGATCTGGCCGCCCAGTGCCGGGCCCTTGGCATCGACCTGTGCGACGGCGGCGATCACCTCGCCCCGCCTCCCGCCGCCATCCTGAGCGGGGTGGGAACGACGGAATCCGTCCGGACCGGTCTGGCCGCCCCCTATTGCGGCTTCATGGAACTGGGGGCCGAAGGGGTGCTGGGCATCGGGCTGCGCTGTTTCGAGACGGTACGGGGCGGCGGCATGACGCTGTCGCTGCAGACCGCCACCGTCTACCGCCTCGAGACGCTGGAACTGGTGGCCCAGGCCATCCGCGCCAATTTCGGCGGTATCTCGCAAGACACCGCCGACCTGATGGAGATTTCCCTGGCCGAGGCGCTCTCCAACGCCGTCATCCACGGTAATCTCAGCATTCCCAATCACCTCAGGACCACGACCGAAGGCTTCGTCCAGTTCCAGAAGCTCATGCATGCCCGCATGGCCGACCCCGCCCTGGCCAGCCGGCGCATCGAGATCAACGTCCAGGCCCGGGGCTCCGATTTCGTCTGCGTGGCGGTTTCCGACCAGGGCGGCGGCTTCGACCTGAACGAAAAGCTGGCCCACACCGCCAAGGCCACCGCCAAGAACGGCCGGGGCCTGTCCCTGATCCGCAAGGCGACCCATTCCCTCCACGGAGAGGACGGAGGGCGCACCCTGGTGATGACGTTCTGTCGGTAGAAAACGTTACGTTACACAACGACTTTTTTCGCCTGATCGAGATACTCGCCTCTTGCAATCTCCCCGGCCCCGGAGGTAAGGCTTTCACCCTAATACTCGACAGAGCGGCACGCCCGTGACGCCATGGAGGAAAGGGCGGCGACGGGCGAAATCAGGTGTCGAGACGAGGAGGACGGTAGTATGCAGTTTCGTGTCAAGGACGAGGGAACCAGTGTCCACGTGTCGCTTGAGGGACAGCTGAATTTCGCCGCCAACGAGGATTTCCAGTCCCTGCTCTCTCAATTGAGCAGCTTCAAGAACCGCAAGGTA
The sequence above is drawn from the Magnetospirillum sp. 15-1 genome and encodes:
- a CDS encoding SpoIIE family protein phosphatase; this translates as MPSRTGGWRTDPEGGETANTAGIGGARVVKDTLHVLLVEDEPGDARLVEYALRMSSAPVFMVKHVGTLAAAIDHINGGHPVDVVLLDLSLPDSTGIATVSRMQEAASRTPIVIMTGMDDPRFASYALEAGAQDYLIKSDDPERTVGRAIRYAITRMAGQLERQALLERIAEQQRHLVDEVNAARAMQFDLLPRPERLDERLGTLGIEVESFFEPSSGIGGDLWGCLDCGGSRMSFYCFDFTGHGIGAALNVFRLHALISDHWDPRRQPGEMLTTLSGALKGLLGRGQFATMFLCTIDVDAGEIEWASAGAPAPVIMRGEDYRFLDARGIPLGLSKSPEYREYREPFPPGAALFMYSDAITDSPVEGETLFGEAGLGDAIQDLLRRHGELRVDHLLDEVCRQVRMPFEDDLTAVCIRRLKGEA
- a CDS encoding ATP-binding protein, translating into MSMATVMSPQPRGGHAVDRRPCLMVDAPPSEDLAAQCRALGIDLCDGGDHLAPPPAAILSGVGTTESVRTGLAAPYCGFMELGAEGVLGIGLRCFETVRGGGMTLSLQTATVYRLETLELVAQAIRANFGGISQDTADLMEISLAEALSNAVIHGNLSIPNHLRTTTEGFVQFQKLMHARMADPALASRRIEINVQARGSDFVCVAVSDQGGGFDLNEKLAHTAKATAKNGRGLSLIRKATHSLHGEDGGRTLVMTFCR